Below is a window of Candidatus Woesearchaeota archaeon DNA.
ATTTATTACTTATTTGCTGAAGTAACTATTAAATATAAATAAATTAGAAATAATTATTTGGTGTTTTTTTAGGATTTAAATATTTGGAAGGATAAGATTTAAAAAGTAAAAAGAATCAAATATAGTATGAGTGAGCAAAAAGTTACACCTTGGGATGTTGATGGGAAGGTTGATTATGATAAATTGATTAAGGAATTTGGAGTAAAATGTTTATCTGATAAAATTAAAAATGAGATAAAGGAACTTTCAGAGAAAAAAGGAATTCCATATCATATTTATTTGAAGAGGGAGTTGTTTTTTTCACATAGGGAATTTGATAAGGCTCTTGAAGCGCATAAAGAAGGAAAACCTTTCTTTTTGTATACTGGCCGTTCTCCTGGAGGGAGTATGCATATTGCACATTTGATTCCTTTTATGTTTACTAAATATTTGCAAGATATTTTTGATTGTAATTTATACATTCAAATACCTGATGATGAGAAGTTTTTGTTTAAGAAAGATTTGACACTTGAGAAAGTTGAAGAGATGACAAAGTCTGATTTATTAGATATTAGTGCAATTGGTTTTAATCCTGATAAGACATTTATTTTTAGAAATACTGAGTATATGAGTAGAATGTATCCTCTTTATTTGAGAACTGCAAAGAAGATTACTTTTTCTCAAGCAAGAAATACTTTTGGTTTTCAGAATGATTCTAATATCGGTATGATTAATTATCCTGCACTTCAGATTGTTCCAACTTTTTTTGAGAAAGGAATTTGTGTTATTCCTATGGGTATTGATCAAGATCCATTTTTTAGATTACAACGAGATATTGCTAAAGGATTAGGTTATGAGAAAAATGTTAATATTCATTCAAAATTTTTATCTTCTTTGACAGGACCAGAAGGGAAAATGTCAGCATCTAATGCTGATAAAGCAATTTTACTTACAGATGTTCCTTTGGTTGTTAAAAAGAAAGTAAATAAGTATGCATTCTCTGGAGGAAGAGCAACTTTAGAGGAGCATAGGGAGAAAGGTGGGGATACTTTAGTTGATGTTTCTTATCAATGGTTGTATTATTTACTTGAGGAAGATGATTCTGAGATTGCAAGAATTAAGGAAGAATATGAATCAGGAAGAATGCTTTCAGGTGAAATTAAAAGTATTTTGATTGAAAAAATTAATTCTTACATTGAAGTTCATAATAAGAATAAAGAGAAAGCTTTGAAGAATAAGTTGCTTGATAAGTATATGTATACAGGGAAATTAGCTAAATCTATGTGGAATAAAAATTTCTAATTTGATAATATAATATCATACACTCTTTGAGAAAGTTATTTTGGTTTACAATTAAAGTTAGGGAGAACTTGTGAAATGGAGCGATAGTATAACGCAGAAACCAGCCTGTTTATTTTTCTAATAATAAATCACTATAAGAAACTGAAATTAAATCATCTTTTGAAATTTGAAATAAATCAAGATAAAACTGACATTGTTTTAGTAATTTATTTTTTCCAATAGTCTCATTTTTATCAATTGCTTCAATTTCAACAAAAGTTCCTAAATCTTCAACTGTATCAACATGGAATTTAACATTATCAATAAAATAGATTTCTCTTTGTTTATCAACAATCACTAAAATTCCAAGTGCTTTTGTGAGTAAT
It encodes the following:
- the trpS gene encoding tryptophan--tRNA ligase; the protein is MSEQKVTPWDVDGKVDYDKLIKEFGVKCLSDKIKNEIKELSEKKGIPYHIYLKRELFFSHREFDKALEAHKEGKPFFLYTGRSPGGSMHIAHLIPFMFTKYLQDIFDCNLYIQIPDDEKFLFKKDLTLEKVEEMTKSDLLDISAIGFNPDKTFIFRNTEYMSRMYPLYLRTAKKITFSQARNTFGFQNDSNIGMINYPALQIVPTFFEKGICVIPMGIDQDPFFRLQRDIAKGLGYEKNVNIHSKFLSSLTGPEGKMSASNADKAILLTDVPLVVKKKVNKYAFSGGRATLEEHREKGGDTLVDVSYQWLYYLLEEDDSEIARIKEEYESGRMLSGEIKSILIEKINSYIEVHNKNKEKALKNKLLDKYMYTGKLAKSMWNKNF